One Fuerstiella marisgermanici DNA window includes the following coding sequences:
- a CDS encoding class I SAM-dependent methyltransferase, translated as MNYQATNRKSWNQLADSGSQFARVATDEECSRPLRVLDGRGWLPESVVGMDVLCLASGGGWQSILYAVAGANVTVVDISDSMLELDRREAHRRGLKVETLRASMDDLRELTSRSFDIVHQPVSSCYIPDLVPLYAEIARVLRDDGVYISQHKQPTSLQISHRNERHQFVIGVEYYHRGPLPRQIDKSYREPGATEYLHRLEDLIGGLCRSNMILEDVREPVRADYNANVNHFGYRGRFIPPYIRLKARREKRPPNEATTTTTKIWTP; from the coding sequence TTGAATTACCAGGCAACTAACCGAAAATCATGGAATCAACTGGCGGATTCCGGAAGCCAGTTCGCTCGCGTTGCCACGGACGAAGAGTGCTCGCGACCACTTCGGGTTTTGGATGGGCGAGGCTGGCTGCCCGAAAGTGTGGTTGGCATGGACGTGCTGTGTCTGGCGTCCGGCGGTGGCTGGCAGTCGATTCTGTACGCGGTGGCGGGGGCAAACGTGACGGTCGTGGATATCAGCGACTCAATGCTGGAACTCGATCGTCGCGAAGCACATCGTCGCGGTCTGAAGGTCGAAACACTGCGCGCTTCAATGGACGATCTGCGCGAACTCACCAGCCGAAGTTTCGACATCGTGCATCAACCGGTCAGCTCCTGCTACATCCCCGACCTGGTCCCACTGTATGCGGAGATCGCTCGCGTCCTTCGCGATGACGGTGTTTATATCAGCCAGCATAAACAACCGACCAGCCTGCAGATTAGTCATCGCAACGAACGCCATCAGTTTGTTATCGGGGTCGAGTACTACCATCGAGGCCCCCTGCCCCGACAGATCGACAAATCTTATCGTGAACCCGGAGCGACTGAGTACCTGCATCGACTGGAAGATCTGATCGGCGGACTGTGTCGCAGCAACATGATTCTGGAAGACGTCCGCGAACCTGTACGAGCGGACTACAACGCCAACGTCAATCATTTCGGCTACCGCGGCCGCTTTATTCCACCCTACATCCGCCTGAAAGCTCGACGAGAAAAACGGCCTCCCAACGAAGCCACAACGACCACCACCAAAATCTGGACTCCCTAA
- the ccsA gene encoding cytochrome c biogenesis protein CcsA — MEILSRVHLYCFLLSYIAAFGVELFQLLRNRSALTRGLLIASTTAGLMAHAAYLVARSSKSGLPPLVGSSHDWLLVLAWLGVVFYLLILTTQRRITLGLFLLPVIVGLIVMSTFVDSGTTEEAGRLASRRWGMLHASTLVVGIGCVAAATLCAVMYLLQHQKLRGKSSWLHRLQLPNLEKLTSVNRWLVIGTVAMLTVGLATGFILAATTAKGEFDWTDPIIAGTTIVWGIMTITLAWLLTQKEQTGRQVARMTLLAGGFLLLTVFGLMLLSGGVHENRPANSNKDAASLSKERTARDAGILMCESHFTCYSEGMPS, encoded by the coding sequence GTGGAAATTCTCTCACGAGTTCATTTGTATTGTTTTCTGTTGAGCTACATCGCTGCGTTCGGCGTTGAGCTTTTTCAGTTACTGCGCAACCGGTCCGCGCTGACACGGGGCCTGCTAATTGCATCAACCACTGCCGGATTAATGGCTCATGCGGCTTATTTGGTCGCACGAAGTTCAAAATCCGGCCTCCCGCCACTGGTTGGCAGCAGCCACGACTGGCTACTGGTACTGGCTTGGCTGGGAGTCGTTTTCTATCTGCTGATCCTGACAACTCAACGACGAATCACGCTGGGGTTGTTTCTGTTGCCTGTCATCGTAGGCCTTATCGTGATGTCTACGTTCGTTGACAGCGGGACCACAGAAGAAGCAGGCCGACTAGCCAGTCGGCGCTGGGGAATGCTGCACGCGTCGACGCTGGTTGTTGGAATCGGCTGCGTGGCGGCGGCCACCTTGTGTGCGGTGATGTACCTGTTGCAGCACCAAAAGCTGCGAGGGAAGAGTTCCTGGTTACATCGACTGCAGCTGCCAAATCTGGAAAAGTTGACATCCGTGAATCGCTGGCTGGTGATTGGTACCGTCGCAATGCTGACGGTGGGCCTGGCAACGGGATTCATTCTGGCCGCCACGACTGCGAAAGGGGAGTTCGACTGGACCGATCCAATCATCGCCGGCACGACCATCGTGTGGGGTATCATGACCATAACATTGGCGTGGCTGTTAACCCAAAAGGAACAAACCGGTCGCCAGGTCGCTCGCATGACGTTACTGGCCGGCGGGTTTCTGCTGCTAACCGTCTTTGGTCTGATGCTGCTATCCGGCGGCGTGCATGAGAACCGCCCAGCGAACTCGAATAAAGATGCAGCGTCGCTTTCGAAAGAACGCACGGCGCGCGATGCCGGCATCCTAATGTGCGAAAGCCACTTCACCTGTTATAGCGAAGGCATGCCGTCATGA